The window tacataaaattatttataagattcagggaaatgttctttaaaaaattagattgtTATTTGAAACCATAGAGCCCAAGTATATTGTAAGAGACATAtcataaacaaaacttttttaagatttatttatttttaagacagagttacagggagggagaggcagaggaagagagaggcgtTGTGGGGggaagatggggagagggagaaagagatatcttccatccattagttcactccacaaatggccacaatggccagggctgagccaggttgaagccaggagtttcatcctgttCTTCCAgtttggttgcaggggcccaagcactggggccattttgtgctgcttccccaagctcattagcagagagctggttcagaaatggagcagccaggactcgaactggcacccatttggaatgacagcatcccaaggggcagctttacccatggtggctttacctactttGCCACTTCCCCAGCCACATACAAAAGTTCTTAATAGGAGGTTTACTGAATTAGAAATTACTATTGCTTTAATAATTAATCTGAATTGATATATTCTTCTATATATTCAAAAATTCCTTTACATAGGTGTTATTTATGCGTTCCCCAAATTATATGTGTAAAGTATTGTACAAAGGAAAAAGAGACcactaaaaaacattttttaaaaaattttattttttggagccGGTgctacctactacaccacagtgccagtccccgcTAAGAACATACTTAACACAATGAGAGAACTTGAAAAGGTTTGcggaaagcagaattaaaagatatgtttatttggtactaaaaaatgttaaaatctacATATAggagagggtcttcaaaaagtttgtgggaaatatgATGAAGAAATTtgatataggggctggcactatggtgcagtggctgaagccaccatctgcagtgccagcatcccatatggacgccattttgagttctggctgctccacttccactccagctccctgctaatgcacctgagaaagcagcagaaggtggtccaagcttgggcctctgcacccagggggATCCCTGCACCTAAAAGAAGCTcatagttcctggctttggcttggcccagccctggccattgtggtgatctggggagtgaaccagcagatggaagatctctctgtctcctcctctctctctctctaactctgcctttcaagcaaataaataaatattaaaagaagaagaagaagaaacttgctctggatttcaaaaatttttccaccAAAGCACGCTTacaatataattccattttccatgaatttttaaagaacctTCATACATACCAAATACACTTTATACATGCTGTTCAACTTTTCCCATGTCCTTGGTGTTCCAGTTTTGTTTGGACATGGTAATCTTTGTGAAAACAGCATGTGGGTGTATTCTTGGTTTGTTAAAATAAGAATATGTAAGAAATTCatggaataaaattatttttgagtttttgCTGTGTATTTTTCTACCATAcgagaaaaaatatttcatacgctttttaattaattttattccaaAGATACATAAGCAAAAGTTCAAAAGATACTTTACTTTTGGAAATGTACTTAAATTTACATTCTGTTTTACATAATTAATTCACTTACTAAATgcctgccactttttttttttttttttttttaaggtttatttgtttgtttgaaaggcagagttacagagaggcagagagaggtcttccatctactggttcacactccagatggccacaatggccagaggtgcactgatccaaagccaggagccaggagcttcttccagatctcccatgcggatacagaagcccaagcacttgggacatcttctactgctttcccaggccatagcagagagctggatcagaagtagagctgctgggactagaactggagcccatatgggatgccagcactgcaggcggtggctttacccaccacaccactgccccctgccacttttttttttttttttttttgcttggtcAATAAGTTTATTGTCTTTATCAGAAAAATCTTCATAGAAAATTGTTTGGTTTAGCTCTCAGCAGCCCGCTCCTGAGCTCTGAGGAAGCTTGCTTTCTTTTGAGCTACCCGATCTTTCTTCTGGGCAAGGGACATTTTGGGACGGTTCCACCTCTTCTTTTTAACTTCTCTCTTGGGCTTCTTCTCGTACACTGGATTCTCTCGTATAGCTGCGTGGGCTTtcttgtacatctcctccatcaTGTCTGGAGTCACATTGTTCTTTATGTACTGAGAGAACTGCTTCTTGTAagcatcttcatcttcttccatTAGGTAATGCATGTAATCTGCAACATTCTGCCCCATAATGTGCTTCCGATGTACTTCTGCATTAAACTCCTTGCTTTCAGAATCGTAACCAGGGAATCGTTTGGTACTGTGAGGGATGGACAAGCCTCCATCCACAGCTCCCTTCAGGGCTCCAAAAACTTTATTGCCAGTAGTAGTTCTGGCAAGGCCTGCATCTAAATAGCAGGTGAAGGCACCAGGCTGACCATCAATGCTTTCCACATTGTATTCATCTCCAGTCACCTCCACTTGGCCTTCATAGATCTTGTCCATGCCAAACCTATTGAGAAGCCTGCGAGCCAGCAGCAGGCCAGTACAATATGCTGCAGCATAATTGGTCAGGCCAACTTTGACACCGTATTTTGGCAGTTTGTGTGCATAAGCTGCACAGACTATCATATCCCCTTCTATACGGGCATAAGCAATCTGACAAATGATATCTCTATTAGTTACAGGAACTATCATCCTGTATTTGGGTGTGTTGTACTTATTTTTATCCTGGATCACCAAGCGTTTCCGAGCATAGTAATCAGTTTTACCCTCTCGCCGTCTTCGAAACTTCACTTGGTATCTCTTAAAGTAGGCCTTGTTCTTGACAACTTTAACAAACCCCATCCTGCGGAACAGAGACCCGCAACCGCGGCTCGACACAGACCTGCAGGCCCAGCAGCGCTACAGGGGGGGAAAAGCCCCCTGCCACTTTTGTAGATGCTGAAAATATAGCAGTgacaaaagcaaatataaattaCTGCCCTTAAGGTGCTCACCTATTAAATATTAgttctttaaacaaaatatttagtaTATTAGATGGCTATTGTGaactatggagaaaaataaaccaTAAAGAGGAAAAGAGTGCTCAGACTTCAAGAGGAAAGTTGCACGTTTAAATAGAATCAGTAAGGAAAGTTGCTTCTACAAAGATGATATCTGAATACAGATTGCAATAATTTAAGTCATGCAGATATTAAAAGCAATCTAGACATAGGAATAAAAAACATGTACAAAGCATAGATGCCAGAAGCATGGAACTTGTTAAGAAACAGGAGAATAATAGGCCTGGAGTAGAATGAGCATGGGAAAAGTAGTAGTAGATGTAGTTGTAGAGTGAAAGAATGAAacaaagaggctggcgccgtggctcaccaggctaatcctctgcctgcagcgccggcaccccaggttctaatcccggtcggggcactggattctgtcctggttgctcctcttccagtccagctctctgctgtggcccaggaaagcagaggaggatggtccaagtgcttgggccctgcacctgcatgggagaccaggagaagcacctggctcctggcttcggatcagtgcagtggccattggagggtgaaccaacggaaaaaggaagacctttctctttgtctctctctcactgtctaactctgcctgtcaaaaaaaaaaaaaaaaaaaaaaaaagaatgaagcaaaaaAGAGCCTTTGGAGAGAGTTTTGTTTAGAAGAGAAGAAACATAACCTGATTTgtatttctgttggtttactctggCTGCTATGTACGCATACAAGGACCTAAATGGGACAAAGATAAACATAGGGAGATCAATTTGGAGGTTGTTCCAGTAATGTAAATGAGAAATATGATTGCTTGGACTAGAGTATTAGCAATGGACTTAGTGAGAAGCAATCAGGTTCTGAATATACTGTGCAGGTACATATAGTAGAATTTGCTGTTGGAAGTAGTTAATTAGAGAAAGaaggagttagtgagagaaagaaataagacaaGGATGGAACTTCCATTAACTGAGATGGGGCAAATGGGGATAATTTGATCTAGTTTTGTATAAATTAAGGAAAGCTTGAGTCTTGCAGACCAGTATTGCTTAGCTAAAATAGTTCCTGTTCATCGTGGATTAGAAATAGGTATTATTaactaatttaatatttttgtctaAGGCTTGATTTAGAGTTAGTCTTTGATAAACTCCTATGTTTGTAATAcatgaatttatttcattttgaactcattgattttgttgtatatattttatagaatgtTCTAAAGCACATTAATGGAAACACAAGTTAAAATTCCTTTCTTGCCttactaatattaaaaaaaaacccacacatacATAAAGTTTTTTGTCTCACCTAACATATTTATACTCCCTTCCCCCTTTTTGGCAAACTTGTTTGAAAGTGTAGTGTTTCACATTATGTCATGGGTATACTAGAGCACATGTGTTCAATCCAGTTCATAAATGGAAGCAGCTGGTTTCCTGTGCAGTTAAGAGAAGGCATGCACACAGCTGAGTTCCTCAAACTTGGGAACTCATTGGATTCCCTTTCTATCCTCTGTAAGCATGCTGTGATTTCAATTAGTGCCAATGTGTAACGAGCTACTTTAATGgcttaaaaaattattgtatttcAATAGTTGGACTGCTAAATCTGATTAATTCCTGCCCCCAACCCCCAGTCCCTGCGCACTCATGCTACACCTTGAAATGGAACATTACACCTATAGCCTTAGTTTTATACTCAAATCTGAAAAGGCCTTGGCAAGGGGGAAAAAAGTTATCATCTCAAAGGGAAAAGCTGAATTCATACACAGGAACTGCAGGATTACTTTGACGTTTTACTAGTCCCTTGTAACACTAGCAAGTCCCATAAATACCtaatggaaaaacagcagaaaatgagaTCTGCAGCAGCCTTTTGAGATCGAATTTATGTTGCTGAACATTTTTTTGAGGTTGAGTGTAAAGGTCAAAAGAAAGTGGATAGATTAAAGTTGCTGATTTTTGCAAACTTAAGGACACTTTTAAAGGTTTCTCTTTCTGTAGCAAGAAAATTTCAAGACAAATGGCTTTGCTTCATTAGCTAAAATGTCATGTATTCATTTAATATCTGTTACCTGGGACATTTAGTCATGTAGTCTTATTTACatgcaataaataaaatcctcAATCCACTTTAACAGATCTGGgtaaataatttatgaaattgCAGATCTTTTCAAGAACAGAAAAATGATAAGTAAATCTGTATCTACACATgtatttttattacagtatatatacatattttatatgattCACTTTAGGTAATTTGGATATTATAGaaggaaaaaattaataatttgccTTTTTAAGTGTAAGTTATTGATCCTGCATTGTAATAACAGccttcttctttttccattttttatctaTTGTATTGAAGGTAAATGACTTCAAAGAAAGGACAGTCGTATCTTTTAGCATGGATGCTTTTACTGTTGTGTCTACCTTTTCAACAACCTTTTAACATTGGGTCACTGTTGTAACAATGTCTTGAAGAAACTGTGAGTTACTCCGATACTTCAAATTTAGTGCAGTGATAAACAATGACCTGCCGTTTCTGGACACCACTATCTTGAGTTGATAGTACAGAAAGCCACAACATGTGTTAACCTGAAGTTATAGATTATTTATATCTCCAGGGCTTTCCTTCTGACTTTGATTTCACAGTCCAGATTGCCTAGTCATTAATACTTAGAATccaaaagaaatagataaaattttgtGACATTACCTCCATGACTACATtataataaaagattttttatagAAATTACCCAGGTAATTTCATTGTAGAACAATAATATATgaaa of the Oryctolagus cuniculus chromosome 15, mOryCun1.1, whole genome shotgun sequence genome contains:
- the LOC100356224 gene encoding large ribosomal subunit protein uL18-like encodes the protein MGFVKVVKNKAYFKRYQVKFRRRREGKTDYYARKRLVIQDKNKYNTPKYRMIVPVTNRDIICQIAYARIEGDMIVCAAYAHKLPKYGVKVGLTNYAAAYCTGLLLARRLLNRFGMDKIYEGQVEVTGDEYNVESIDGQPGAFTCYLDAGLARTTTGNKVFGALKGAVDGGLSIPHSTKRFPGYDSESKEFNAEVHRKHIMGQNVADYMHYLMEEDEDAYKKQFSQYIKNNVTPDMMEEMYKKAHAAIRENPVYEKKPKREVKKKRWNRPKMSLAQKKDRVAQKKASFLRAQERAAES